A single genomic interval of Rhododendron vialii isolate Sample 1 chromosome 3a, ASM3025357v1 harbors:
- the LOC131319241 gene encoding probable aquaporin TIP5-1: MHTNANFLVHIFLMSGFSDTLKALSCSTPYYSSMASLTSRLEHSVTPDALRSYLAEFISTFIFVFATVGSVMSSRKMVPDAAIDPSSLIVNAIANAFSLAVAVYISANISGGHVNPAVTFGMAVGGHISVPVAIFYWISQLIASVMACLLLKVTTVSQHVPTHGIPQEMTGFGASVLEGVMTFALVYTVYAAGDPRRGPLGAIGPLAIGFVSGANVLASGPFTGGSMNPATSFGSALVGGSFKNHAVYWVGPLIGSALASILYDNVVFPVQVPAIADRVGV; this comes from the exons atgcacacaaaCGCTAATTTTCTTGTCCATATCTTTCTGATGAGCGGATTCTCCGATACGTTGAAAGCCCTGTCTTGTTCTACTCCTTATTATTCGTCAATGGCGTCGCTGACGTCCCGTTTGGAGCACTCGGTGACGCCAGACGCTCTCAGGTCCTACCTTGCCGAGTTCATCTCCACGTTCATATTCGTCTTTGCCACCGTTGGGTCCGTTATGTCTTCAA GGAAAATGGTGCCAGACGCTGCAATTGATCCATCTAGCCTGATTGTGAATGCCATTGCAAACGCATTTTCATTGGCAGTGGCCGTATACATTTCGGCCAATATTTCCGGTGGCCACGTGAATCCGGCTGTCACGTTTGGGATGGCGGTTGGGGGCCACATCAGCGTCCCGGTGGCTATTTTCTACTGGATTTCGCAGTTGATTGCCTCTGTTATGGCTTGTCTTCTCTTGAAAGTAACCACAGTCTCACAG CACGTTCCAACCCACGGGATTCCACAAGAGATGACCGGGTTTGGAGCATCCGTGTTGGAAGGGGTGATGACATTTGCTTTGGTGTACACTGTCTATGCAGCCGGTGACCCGAGACGTGGTCCACTGGGAGCCATTGGACCATTGGCAATCGGGTTCGTTTCAGGAGCAAATGTACTGGCATCCGGGCCATTTACTGGTGGGTCGATGAACCCGGCTACCTCATTTGGGTCTGCTCTTGTCGGTGGCAGTTTCAAGAACCATGCAGTCTATTGGGTCGGACCATTGATCGGATCGGCACTTGCGAGTATCCTATATGACAATGTGGTGTTCCCTGTTCAAGTGCCGGCTATTGCAGATAGGGTTGGGGTTTAA